The Podospora bellae-mahoneyi strain CBS 112042 chromosome 7, whole genome shotgun sequence genomic sequence TGGTCTTGCTGGGCCCTATGTCGTTATGGCCCAAAACTTCGCCCCAGGCACTACCGCGGCCGATATCGAGTCTGCCATGACCCCTGTTGGTGGAATTATTACATCGTGCCGGATTCTCAAACAGAGCCCGATCGTCATCGCCGAAATCATCTTCGAAAGCAAGGAGGGTGCCGACAATGCTATTGCCATGTTCGACAAACAAACAGCCGATGGGAGGGTTCTGAGCGTTTACCACAAAGTGCCGAATGTTCCCGCCCCTCACACCAGCAGTCAGAATAACCGAAACAACGGTTACGATGAGGACGATAGCGTTGTCGACGGCAGGTGGGGGTTTGAAGAGCCCATGCAGGTTGACTCTAATGGATCATCCTCTGGTGGCAACGGCAAGCCACCTCCTACTGGACCGAGCCTGTACTCTGATAGCTTGGTTAGTAaggccaacaccaaccgATGGGGCAGGGGTTTCAGAAGATGAATAAAccggagagaaggaaaagcaAAAACGCGAGGATCTGTATCATATGTTTAGCCGACCTCCCCCGACATCACATTGCACGCCATCTTTTTCTCCAATTATTGCTACGAGCGACgagttggaggttgatgttttCTTGGCCAGCCTACTCAGGGGCGGACAAGGCTGGCATCATGAGGGGCagaggatgggttgggagggagttTTGGCATTATAAGACCTACGATGGGACAAATAGTCGCAAAGAGTGTCCCTGCAAAGCATGCAACGAAGCAGATCAAGCGCGAGGATTTAATCATGGCTATGCAACAGTCACAAAGGATATGGGGGTATAAtatgggaggagggcattgggacaaggaggaaaaagaaggggacTGGCATGGCGTTGGAGGGCGTTTTTctgctttttctttctgctgATAAGCCCTCTGCCCCCGACATGGATAGCTTTTATTCCTTTGAGCTTGCCTCGATCAATGATAGCAAATGTAGATAATCAGTGTGAAGCGGTTGTGGGTTGATGATTTGGGTGGACAATTCAATATATTACAGCTGTTCTTCAAGCTTCATTATTTACATAGTTACCTTCATTTATGACGACTAACTACCATCTTTACAACCCATCCAGCCGAAAGGCATACCGTTGCTGTTGGCTATCAATACTTGGCATCTGTCCATAACGTACCTCATATCCAAATATCTTGTCGAATTTACAGGCATATAATTGTCTACTCACGATGACTCAGTATTAACTTGGCCACCATGCTAACTTTGGcattcttctcttttttgctGTCGGAACTCCCTCTTTCCACCTGTATAGTTACGGCTGTCTGTCTTTAGGTGCATGATAGAGATACTCATAGGGAGACTTACCACCCAGATTTAAAAACAAGACTGCCACTCATGTGATATGCCTGTGAGGTCACAACAGCTGCCTCATATGTGTAAGCCTTCCTCCATTTCCCAACCACGATATTTTGACTGGATGCtgggtggggatggtggtgatggtggtggtggagtatTGATGAGGAAattttggggtggttgtcTTTGATTTAGTTACTTTAGGACAAGCAGAGAGGACTGGGtcttttggggggttttgttcgggttggttgggggagcGGTTGGGGGTGGCTGTTTTTATTCATTCAGAACAGCTGTCACATTTTCATGTAATACCTAACTTCAACCTGCTGTCTTGGTAAGTATTTTACACCGAGATATACACATCTTCTCTGCAAATATTTTCCTACATCCTCAAAGTTATATACACACATTCTCTCCTACACAAAAGATATATcaaaagcaacagcaaacaaaGCAACTCGGACATATAAATCTAGATTCGATTTCAAAAGATACAAAAAGCTATCAGCATCCCACAATGTACATGACAAGATAGGCATGTAGCTCACCTCATAAACTCACTTCCCACCTTACCTCACTCTCACCCCCTTTatccccccccaacccttcaCTAATTCACCACGTACCCCCGACATCTTTCATCCTACATTCCACCCAACCCCTATAGACTTATCACCACGCAAAACATCACATCATTTCAtcaaaaaaaagtaatttcgcaagaagaaaaaaaacgtTGGCTAATTacacaagacaagaaaacccatccctcccacgaccacaacctcccagaCATCATAGAGCCACCACACTCAAGTAAAGAAACCATTTCAAGAGCAACCTCCCAACCACAAAACATCCCCAAGCTACCTCAATacccacaaccccccttctcctcacatcaacaaccagcaccaacacAAATCTTCAGCAGACAAAAAAAGCGCAAGCAAGTCAATTTCAAAGCGGGTAGAATGTGCTGTgctctctgtgtgtgtgacTGTGACTGTGAACATAATGGTATAAAAGGACAGGGAAGTACAAAAAGTGtaaaaaaaagcaaaagaaacagaaaagCCAAAGTGCGTTTCATGCCTGCTGCctgcttctctttctttctcttgcccccgcccccttccttccctgcCGCTGTCCCTGCTTGAAATTCCTTCTGCTTTATCCattccctccctcttcgctTCCTTCCTCGCTTGCTCCTCGTAATTCATTCCCATGTTTCTCCCTGGTTGTAATCGTTGATGGCTGGGTCGCCGCAGCGTTTCGTAGTCAACAACAGAGTGTAGTTCTGTATACCTCACGCTGTCCATGTGGGCGTACAAGGTCTTCTGAATGCAAtaagggaggggggcgaaTAAGACGCCATGATATCCGGCGCTTGCTGTCAATATCGGCTTTTGCAACTCCGGTCGATCGGCCATGCATCCTGCCTTTGGCTAATTTGTAACAATCTTTCAACATTGCGCTCCAGAAACAATGTTTGGCTGTTGAGAGATCAGACCCACGACATGCGTCCAAAGGAGCCGCATGTCAAAACCATCCGCTGCATGTAGCAAACTCCAACGCCCCCCTGCCCAGCATAGGTCCATGGCTGCGCCCATCTATCCAACATGTGGCTTGGCTGGTTGGTGAAATCAGTGCCAGGGGCTCTGGTTATTCCCCATGAACCCTTCCTCGAGTGTTCGCTCCTCCAGGTTGCGGATGAAGTTGCGTCCTGGCTGCTGGGCGCGACTGCCTCTTCTGCCTGTCCTGGTCGATGGCCCGCCCTGGTCCATGCCCACCAAGCCAtcaggaggtggtggataaTAGGCAGGACTTGGCTGTAATCGAATCGGCTGGCTTGGGTCGAGGTGGCTGGCCACCCTTTGAATGGCAGCGGGAATACCGCTTTGTTGCTGCTCCATGGTCGAGGCACGCGGtctgggttgttgttgctgacgGTTTTGCTGCGAATACATATTGGCCTGTGGAATACCGCCGGCAGCATAGTTTGCTGGCGGCATTTGGGCAGGCGGTTGTTGTACGCCCATCTGGCCGTACCCGCTCGGTTGGCTGGCATATGCAGGTGGCGCGCCGGTATGTGACCCGCTAGGAGAATacatggtgttgttggagtacaaaggtggttgctgtggaTGCACTGGTTGTTGATACTGCGGTGCACCCATAGACCCGTATGCTCCCTGCGCCGCCGAGCTGGCCTGAGCCTGAGCCTGCGCTTGCTGTGCCCTCTGCTTGCTCAAAGCTTCGGCCTGAATCTGCTGCGTCGTGCCTGGCGCAGGCGATCTGTTCAGAGCGCTGGACTTGAGGTTCATTGGCGGCACAAACTGGCCGGTATACTTTTGTTGGGTGATGAAAGGGTGCAGTTTCGCTTGCTGTGGCGACCATCTCTCCAGTGGGTTGATCGTCAAGAGGCCCCTGACAAAGTCGATGAACGCGATGCGGTTATTCATCTCTGCAAAATCCAAGTCAGCTTTTTCCCCCCTCGCCTGCGTATAGGCTCCAACATACCTCTATCAATCTCCGACTGCTTCATGTTCTTCCGGGGCATTGGATACGACTTGATGATCTCAGGCAGCGTGTTCGCCTGGAAATACTTCTTGCTGGGCTGCTCCTTGGTGTTGTGCTCCCGGGAATACTGCTCCATGCTCTTCAAGTGATATGTCCGCCTGCCAAAATCATCCTGTCTCTTCTCGAAGAAATCACCAGCTTGTTTGCCCACCTCGATCATCCAGTTTGGTGGATTTCCAAGCATCTCAACGATCCGCGAAACCTGGTTGTACTCGGAGGATCCTGGGAACAAGGGTAGACCCAGGAACAGCTCGACCACGATGCACCCCAACGACCACATATCAATTGCTGACGAATATGGTAAGCCTAGTAGAACTTCGGGTGATCGGTAGAAACGCGACTGGATGTACGTGTACACAGTCTGACGCTCGTCGCAGGCGGAGCCAAAGTCAATAATCTTGATAATCGGGCTCTCGAGGTTTTTCAGCAGGATGTTTTCGGGTTTGAGATCGCAATGAATCAGCCGCGCCTTGTTGAGCAGCGTGAGCCCGTTAAGCAGCTGCTGGGCAAAGACTCGGACCAGCGTCGTGCTCAACCCACGGAACTGGTTCTGTTTAATGAGCTCGTACAAATTGACGCTCAACAGCTCGAAGACCAAGCACAGATGCTGCCTGTGAATGAATGTATCCTTGAGCCGGAGCAGATGATGATCGTCGTTCTTGtcgagcttggtgttgagctgCCAGCCGCGATTAGAACACAAGATCAGCTCTGTGAGGGAGATAGACCTACCAAGTCAAGCACAGACACCTCCATCATACTTTGGTTGAAGTAGGCGGTCCGGTTCTTGATCACCTTGACAGCCACGACCTCTTGGGTCTTGAGGTTTTGGCACTTGACAACCTGGCCGAAAGTACCTTGGCCAAGAACATCCAAAATCAAGTAACGGTTCCTGACCCTCGCAGTTAGCTTTCGCTTCAACCTCTAT encodes the following:
- the YAK1 gene encoding dual specificity protein kinase yak1 (EggNog:ENOG503NTYA; COG:T), translating into MEQWQSYTEPTSAGGSRRYNGSSQMSPREYSSNGQPAAQPPAGFKYDQYQGGLNPQQQQQQQQQVQQASSSSSPMTSPQIRDGNGDVAMQDAHDGYSGVNSSVKYPLRPHHSHHLSGGRAANLQQEPSTAAQRYSPMEVLSPTSPYKSTGGSQYAQPQQRQSPTRSSDYAPQNPYYNSSRQTASQLPPLNPYSSIPDNYSPSNNISAMDGSYMDPKSPKRAPQQAMQLHDKGPVPEFRKIRGPSDLKPKISAQPPFRRANPEGGFISPLQALTAHLPATYQICNPSFKYSSARNPRRVLTKPSKGVKNDGFDNEDSDYILYVNDILGSEEAGHKNRYLILDVLGQGTFGQVVKCQNLKTQEVVAVKVIKNRTAYFNQSMMEVSVLDLLNTKLDKNDDHHLLRLKDTFIHRQHLCLVFELLSVNLYELIKQNQFRGLSTTLVRVFAQQLLNGLTLLNKARLIHCDLKPENILLKNLESPIIKIIDFGSACDERQTVYTYIQSRFYRSPEVLLGLPYSSAIDMWSLGCIVVELFLGLPLFPGSSEYNQVSRIVEMLGNPPNWMIEVGKQAGDFFEKRQDDFGRRTYHLKSMEQYSREHNTKEQPSKKYFQANTLPEIIKSYPMPRKNMKQSEIDREMNNRIAFIDFVRGLLTINPLERWSPQQAKLHPFITQQKYTGQFVPPMNLKSSALNRSPAPGTTQQIQAEALSKQRAQQAQAQAQASSAAQGAYGSMGAPQYQQPVHPQQPPLYSNNTMYSPSGSHTGAPPAYASQPSGYGQMGVQQPPAQMPPANYAAGGIPQANMYSQQNRQQQQPRPRASTMEQQQSGIPAAIQRVASHLDPSQPIRLQPSPAYYPPPPDGLVGMDQGGPSTRTGRRGSRAQQPGRNFIRNLEERTLEEGFMGNNQSPWH